In Dehalococcoidia bacterium, a single window of DNA contains:
- a CDS encoding NAD(P)/FAD-dependent oxidoreductase: MAKIEQEYDVIIIGGGINGLTAGCYLQKAGLKVLILERRDEVGCFCSTQELLHPGAMVSVHANGLFPAVGPAPLDLDLDRFGFELLMPGPIVYFAPFKDGTALAWHWYNPNVTYDVWRRVSEKDAETFRTIAKSIGPILQSDIAPEMMNMMFYEPMTDESFLNLHNMLDMFSSIVPAFPKDSLYLTGVELLNEMWEDERSKVFLSGWPITLAVDITSRIAGSTTILMMTALMAGSGIACVGTCRGGSHNLTHALARCFLHHGGRILAGCPVARITVDNGEAKGVALSRDAIYPEAEFRARKAVISNLSPYPTFVELVGEDKLPAFAARGARNFDYRGSPLFTTWWVLNERPKWKCIDRFPEIDRGFSFNFGADTMADIFRMDEHVMVLDTPPDPPVNMGYCIHTFCDADPTQAPPGQYNVLTWANVPTTIKPLGGPEKWDDIREEYGDKVEDSLSKLMPNLKSAKIARYCDTPWDTWRRNPSSRGHMSSGYYGERQWWSWRPFAGCGAPRTPIANLYISNSMGSISVSSLGGGYTCAKVVAEDLGVREQDWWASKPGDYTKLFLKRMGEQVVLID; this comes from the coding sequence ATGGCTAAGATCGAGCAGGAATACGACGTTATAATTATCGGTGGCGGTATAAACGGTCTAACGGCAGGGTGTTATCTGCAGAAGGCGGGGCTCAAGGTGCTCATCTTAGAGCGACGGGACGAGGTTGGATGCTTCTGCTCCACTCAGGAGTTGCTCCACCCTGGAGCCATGGTGAGCGTTCATGCCAATGGTTTGTTCCCTGCCGTGGGTCCGGCTCCCCTTGACCTCGACCTGGATAGATTTGGCTTTGAGCTACTCATGCCCGGGCCCATTGTATATTTTGCCCCCTTTAAGGATGGTACGGCATTAGCGTGGCACTGGTACAACCCCAATGTTACCTACGATGTCTGGCGCCGTGTAAGTGAGAAGGATGCCGAAACCTTCCGCACCATAGCTAAATCGATCGGCCCAATTTTACAGAGCGATATTGCCCCCGAAATGATGAACATGATGTTCTACGAACCGATGACCGATGAAAGCTTTCTAAACCTGCACAACATGCTGGATATGTTTTCGAGTATAGTGCCCGCTTTCCCCAAGGATTCCCTCTACCTGACCGGCGTTGAGTTGCTCAACGAAATGTGGGAGGATGAGCGCAGCAAGGTGTTTTTATCCGGCTGGCCAATCACACTCGCGGTGGATATAACCAGCCGGATCGCTGGCTCAACGACGATCCTGATGATGACTGCTCTGATGGCGGGCTCAGGCATTGCCTGTGTCGGAACCTGCAGAGGGGGAAGCCACAACCTTACCCATGCCCTCGCCAGGTGCTTCCTTCACCACGGGGGCAGGATTCTGGCTGGCTGCCCGGTGGCCAGGATAACCGTTGACAACGGCGAGGCTAAGGGTGTTGCCCTCTCCAGGGATGCTATCTACCCCGAAGCCGAGTTCCGGGCAAGGAAAGCGGTGATAAGCAACCTCAGCCCTTATCCTACTTTTGTAGAGCTTGTAGGTGAGGATAAGCTGCCGGCTTTCGCCGCTCGAGGGGCCAGGAATTTCGACTACAGGGGGTCTCCATTATTTACCACCTGGTGGGTGCTCAACGAGCGGCCAAAATGGAAGTGTATTGACAGATTCCCTGAGATCGATCGAGGGTTCAGCTTTAACTTCGGTGCCGATACCATGGCCGATATTTTCAGGATGGATGAACATGTTATGGTATTGGATACACCCCCTGACCCCCCGGTGAACATGGGCTATTGTATTCACACCTTCTGTGATGCCGATCCGACACAGGCGCCCCCCGGGCAGTACAACGTGCTGACCTGGGCTAACGTACCAACCACCATCAAGCCACTGGGAGGTCCAGAGAAATGGGATGACATCAGGGAGGAATACGGGGACAAGGTGGAAGACAGTTTAAGTAAACTTATGCCCAATCTGAAGAGCGCAAAGATAGCCCGTTACTGCGATACCCCCTGGGATACCTGGCGAAGAAATCCGAGTTCCAGGGGCCATATGAGCAGCGGTTATTATGGGGAAAGACAATGGTGGAGCTGGAGGCCGTTTGCCGGCTGCGGCGCACCGCGGACCCCGATCGCCAATCTGTACATCAGCAACTCGATGGGAAGCATCTCGGTAAGCTCCCTGGGTGGTGGTTACACGTGCGCCAAGGTAGTCGCTGAAGACCTCGGCGTGAGGGAACAGGATTGGTGGGCGAGCAAACCGGGTGACTATACTAAGCTATTTCTGAAGAGGATGGGTGAGCAGGTTGTGCTAATTGATTAG
- a CDS encoding 4Fe-4S binding protein, which translates to MLLTIVLTVIGAFLVIVLALWLWGERWRPLRPSTWKWMREAGLRRLLNLSALHGYIYTRWRNPYIYLAINYAIPRLGPFGKRWWSNRYHGKVLTHEQAEAMLTTDHEIHHGDLEQIIPYSTARDLVLKGPREVVVYECACRHARESHCQPTQVCMYICQPFTDFALEHNPKTSRRITREEALELLKAAHERGHVHSAWFKDACIDRFYGMCNCCKCCCGGIEAMVKYGMPIMASSGYVSQVDAAQCTPCPVCEDACPFGAIRVEGTVVINRDTCMGCGVCVGQCPMKALSLVRDERKGKPLDVRLLAQEQTG; encoded by the coding sequence ATGTTGCTGACCATCGTACTCACTGTCATCGGAGCATTCCTGGTAATAGTGCTGGCTTTGTGGCTGTGGGGTGAACGCTGGAGGCCCTTACGCCCCTCGACCTGGAAGTGGATGCGGGAGGCTGGTTTACGGCGATTGCTCAATCTCAGTGCCCTGCACGGATATATCTATACCCGCTGGAGAAACCCATACATTTACCTTGCTATAAACTACGCCATTCCCCGCCTGGGGCCATTTGGAAAGCGGTGGTGGTCTAACCGCTACCACGGCAAGGTGCTCACACACGAACAAGCTGAAGCCATGCTCACAACTGATCACGAAATCCATCATGGAGACCTGGAGCAGATTATTCCTTATTCCACAGCTCGGGATTTGGTACTCAAGGGACCGCGTGAAGTGGTCGTTTACGAGTGCGCTTGCCGTCATGCACGCGAAAGCCATTGCCAGCCAACCCAGGTCTGCATGTACATCTGCCAACCATTCACCGATTTCGCCCTGGAGCACAACCCTAAAACCAGCCGCCGTATTACACGAGAAGAGGCCCTTGAACTACTTAAGGCAGCGCATGAGCGTGGTCACGTGCACTCCGCCTGGTTCAAGGATGCCTGCATAGATCGCTTCTATGGCATGTGCAACTGCTGCAAGTGCTGCTGCGGCGGAATCGAGGCCATGGTAAAATATGGCATGCCGATTATGGCATCGTCAGGCTATGTGTCCCAGGTGGACGCGGCACAGTGCACGCCGTGTCCAGTTTGTGAAGACGCTTGCCCCTTCGGGGCTATTCGAGTAGAAGGGACAGTCGTTATTAATCGGGACACCTGCATGGGGTGCGGGGTATGCGTGGGACAGTGCCCTATGAAGGCCTTGTCGCTAGTACGCGACGAGAGGAAAGGTAAGCCATTAGATGTGCGGCTATTAGCTCAGGAGCAGACAGGGTAG
- a CDS encoding low molecular weight protein arginine phosphatase encodes MIKGVLFVCTGNACRSPMAQVIFKKLVNNDPSLLSACIEVDSAGTGIGLDSATPEAIECMAEYGLNLNSHQPKSITSDLVQWADLVLVMESRHRDMVLSRFPNAAKKTHLLSEYVGESGDVPDPYLQGIEIYQKCAATLQSLLKNLAEKLKS; translated from the coding sequence ATGATTAAAGGGGTACTGTTCGTCTGCACCGGGAATGCCTGCCGCAGCCCTATGGCACAGGTCATATTTAAAAAACTGGTCAATAACGATCCATCGCTCCTATCAGCCTGTATCGAGGTAGACAGTGCCGGTACAGGTATAGGGCTAGATTCTGCTACGCCGGAGGCCATCGAGTGTATGGCCGAATACGGGTTAAACCTGAATAGCCACCAGCCAAAGTCGATAACGAGCGATTTAGTCCAATGGGCTGACCTGGTTCTGGTGATGGAGTCCCGTCACAGGGACATGGTCTTATCTCGGTTCCCCAATGCGGCCAAGAAAACCCATCTGCTATCGGAATATGTTGGGGAGAGTGGTGATGTCCCCGACCCGTATCTTCAGGGCATTGAAATATATCAAAAATGCGCGGCTACGCTCCAATCACTGCTAAAAAATCTCGCAGAGAAACTTAAAAGTTAA
- a CDS encoding DUF2779 domain-containing protein → MNELHREQIPLLSKSRFMAGLQCHKRLYLECFHPELADPVDAGRQAILDTGTRVGEFARDLYPEGILITEDHLHHAAAVSSTEEALADPSVRAVFEAAFVYDDIRIRADILARSGNGMYDLIEVKSGTGVKEEHIPDVAVQLYVLKGCGIHIGRACLCHLNKEYVYQGSSYDLSQLFLVEDITDKAEQLQPDIPSILGEMRLALWELEPPDIKPRRQCSKPYLCAFVGNCLLSEPEYRVLQLPRAREDLLLALEDASIEDIRDIPAGFPGLNATQQRVRDCVVSNRVYLDPYFPEALGRLEYPIHFLDFETFNPALPLYVGTRPYQVIPFQWSNHIITGDGELRHEEFLYEGFDDPREPFARSLLETLGKNGSIVVYSGFEAIRIRELAENLLHLSQDLLGLLEGRIVDLLALIRKHCYHQEFHGSFSIKSVLPALVPDLGYSDLEISDGGQASAAYAEMVRPETPADRRGLLRESLLAYCKRDTEAEVRLFETLRGGILPRSNKGKK, encoded by the coding sequence ATGAATGAATTACATAGAGAACAGATTCCACTGCTGTCCAAGTCCCGCTTCATGGCGGGGCTACAGTGCCACAAGCGTCTTTACCTTGAGTGCTTTCACCCCGAGCTTGCCGATCCTGTTGATGCAGGACGGCAGGCAATACTGGATACCGGAACCCGGGTCGGTGAGTTTGCCAGGGACCTCTATCCCGAGGGTATCCTGATTACGGAGGATCACCTCCACCATGCTGCAGCTGTATCATCCACAGAGGAAGCGCTGGCCGATCCTTCAGTCCGAGCAGTATTTGAGGCAGCGTTTGTTTATGATGATATCCGGATTCGCGCCGACATTCTCGCGCGATCCGGGAACGGCATGTACGACCTCATAGAGGTCAAGTCCGGTACCGGGGTAAAGGAGGAGCATATCCCGGACGTTGCCGTGCAGCTCTACGTGCTTAAGGGATGTGGCATACACATTGGGCGAGCGTGCCTCTGCCACCTGAATAAGGAATATGTTTACCAGGGCAGCAGCTACGACCTGAGCCAGCTCTTCCTTGTGGAAGATATAACCGATAAAGCTGAACAGCTTCAGCCGGATATCCCCTCGATATTAGGTGAGATGAGGCTTGCCTTATGGGAATTGGAGCCCCCGGACATTAAACCGAGGAGGCAGTGCTCTAAACCGTACCTGTGTGCATTCGTTGGCAACTGCCTCTTATCTGAGCCAGAGTATCGTGTGCTCCAGCTTCCGCGAGCAAGAGAAGATTTATTACTGGCGCTGGAGGATGCCAGTATAGAGGATATACGGGATATCCCCGCAGGTTTCCCCGGCCTTAACGCAACTCAGCAGCGGGTCCGCGACTGCGTGGTTAGCAACCGCGTTTACCTGGACCCCTATTTTCCCGAGGCGTTGGGGCGGCTCGAATATCCTATCCATTTTCTCGATTTCGAGACGTTTAATCCTGCACTGCCTCTCTATGTTGGTACAAGGCCCTACCAGGTAATTCCCTTCCAGTGGTCGAATCATATAATCACGGGGGACGGCGAGCTCAGGCATGAAGAGTTTCTGTATGAAGGTTTCGACGACCCGCGTGAGCCGTTCGCCAGGAGCCTCCTTGAAACGCTGGGGAAGAACGGGTCAATCGTTGTCTATTCAGGCTTCGAGGCTATTCGCATTCGTGAGCTAGCGGAGAACTTGCTGCATCTATCCCAAGATCTTTTAGGTTTACTAGAAGGACGAATTGTGGATCTTCTGGCGCTTATCCGTAAGCATTGCTACCACCAGGAATTCCACGGCTCATTCTCCATTAAGTCAGTTCTCCCGGCGCTCGTGCCCGACCTGGGCTACAGCGACCTGGAAATCTCAGACGGGGGGCAAGCTTCAGCGGCCTATGCCGAGATGGTAAGGCCGGAGACACCCGCCGACCGCCGAGGCCTGCTGAGAGAGAGCCTGCTCGCCTATTGCAAGCGTGACACAGAGGCGGAGGTCCGGCTGTTCGAGACACTCAGAGGTGGTATACTTCCAAGGAGTAACAAGGGCAAGAAATGA
- a CDS encoding NAD(P)/FAD-dependent oxidoreductase, with amino-acid sequence MSRKVVVIGAGIGGCAIASLLAKAGCEVTLLEAHPFPGGRCASMEKQGFHYDFGVHMFSRGDRGPHGEVNRRLGGDLKWITRNPSCRVMGRVEFDFPLDIKPLMRQVNLARNLGVSAKSYVGAFRLFRSLLKGGDVEVNDQVCLQDYVSRFTDDEMIHLFINCLSQLFFALSYKEASAGEFIWCSSRMFNEACFGYPVGGSGEIPKSFLRGLERFGGKVHFSKPVVRIRIENGSVRGVETASGDYPADIVISNCGILRTIDLAGREHFPEEYVRNAEQYRYSNSYVTVKYALERRVVPHPVVFYMPHLPADKVFEYVEEETVPEDPYLFMPVPANHDPDLAPYGKQLVIVGTAAPPAASGDLCSAILDRVHAKVCQLYPNLEAAVLWQSRSTCNDAAELTGHRAGEAIGLAQIPGQVGKLRPELATPVTGLWLVGADAGARGIGTEMAAGSALCLADILK; translated from the coding sequence ATGTCAAGAAAGGTAGTAGTCATCGGGGCCGGCATCGGGGGATGTGCCATTGCTTCGCTTCTAGCGAAGGCGGGATGTGAGGTGACTCTGCTGGAGGCACACCCCTTTCCCGGCGGGCGCTGCGCCTCTATGGAGAAGCAGGGGTTTCATTACGATTTCGGGGTGCACATGTTCAGCCGGGGTGATCGCGGCCCTCACGGCGAAGTAAACCGGAGATTGGGCGGCGATCTGAAATGGATCACACGGAACCCCTCCTGCCGGGTGATGGGAAGGGTCGAATTCGACTTCCCCCTCGATATTAAACCTCTGATGCGTCAGGTGAACCTTGCCAGAAACTTGGGGGTCAGTGCAAAGAGCTACGTCGGTGCCTTTCGCCTGTTTCGTTCTCTTCTGAAAGGAGGCGACGTGGAGGTAAACGATCAGGTATGCCTGCAGGACTACGTTTCACGGTTCACCGATGATGAGATGATTCATCTCTTCATTAACTGCCTCTCCCAGCTCTTCTTCGCCCTTTCCTACAAGGAAGCGTCCGCCGGAGAATTTATCTGGTGCTCATCCCGCATGTTCAATGAGGCCTGCTTTGGCTACCCTGTGGGTGGCAGCGGTGAGATCCCCAAATCCTTCCTCAGGGGTCTCGAGAGGTTCGGCGGAAAAGTGCATTTCAGTAAGCCGGTTGTCCGCATTCGTATTGAAAACGGCAGTGTAAGGGGGGTGGAGACGGCTTCGGGGGATTACCCCGCTGACATAGTCATATCCAACTGCGGGATCCTTCGCACCATTGATCTGGCAGGCAGGGAACACTTTCCCGAAGAATATGTGAGAAATGCGGAACAGTACCGGTACTCCAATTCCTATGTCACCGTGAAATATGCCCTGGAGCGTCGGGTTGTTCCCCACCCGGTGGTCTTCTATATGCCGCACCTTCCCGCGGATAAAGTCTTCGAGTACGTGGAAGAGGAAACGGTACCGGAGGACCCGTATCTCTTTATGCCTGTACCCGCAAATCATGACCCTGACCTGGCACCCTATGGAAAACAGCTGGTAATCGTGGGAACTGCCGCTCCACCCGCAGCCTCAGGCGACCTTTGCTCCGCAATTCTGGATAGGGTCCACGCCAAGGTATGCCAGCTTTACCCTAACCTGGAGGCGGCAGTGCTATGGCAATCCCGTTCAACATGTAACGACGCAGCGGAACTGACCGGTCACCGCGCCGGCGAGGCTATAGGTCTCGCTCAGATTCCGGGGCAGGTAGGAAAACTTAGACCTGAGCTGGCTACACCGGTAACCGGGCTCTGGCTAGTCGGTGCCGACGCTGGCGCGCGCGGTATCGGGACCGAAATGGCCGCAGGAAGCGCCCTCTGTCTGGCAGATATCCTGAAATGA